Proteins encoded within one genomic window of Neodiprion fabricii isolate iyNeoFabr1 chromosome 6, iyNeoFabr1.1, whole genome shotgun sequence:
- the LOC124184516 gene encoding striated muscle preferentially expressed protein kinase-like isoform X1, with protein sequence MIRVDETDPVGEIEPSFPYRDVAVRHGVQFADQYDIESEIGRGKFGTVYRCKEKSSGLHLAAKVVNTNRKEDRRTVEREVEIMRRLQHPRLIQLYDAIATGNNIYVILELITGGELFERVIDDDFVLTERSCAVFMRQICEGIEFVHGQNILHLDLKPENILCLTKEGNRIKIIDFGLARKYDPNKKLQVLFGTPEFVAPEVVNFDQIGFGTDMWSIGVICYVLLSGLSPFMGDTDIETMANVTIAKYDFDDEAFAEISDEAKDFIKSLLVKDKGGRASASQCRAHAWLTRKSPPAPSPKIPSQPEVVPAKDSEIRNGVREELEVTKDNLRLFVERWREHPDSPYAVDAAFCPGCLRPEAADLGESLVGGLESISTRGQSPSPCGSLWSSGDSVNGDNTILLTVPGSGSRGAFDRRASEGTGTGAEKQRDPAAQIVLAEEIIKLSEHLRAIALGPRLAGTNVEGAAPRSPAVLVESASIGSHLEAGGRRKPSGVERSAEIRPAEPSPAARGNEISEKLSRIVRQRKTNGTAFGGVGKFANTKEGPVDVTPGFGPTTRKTRRPPERSDAVLSEHQNTTASVKAAERTDSGWRTRAPLVRTSCFSSFNSSTISSSSSSSSPQNSRLQDDRTTDPMPIRVPPAVNAAKEVDLTPPWRRAKLHRFTESGRDVPRISNLRDLHRNLNLDEPTSTKNLLLQLLEEWDDGHTGTRQNGIGRKSVSLDWCGEESVARRSMNSLAEYFQSEQQKPPPVDPTPSVHR encoded by the exons ATGATTCGAGTGGACGAGACCGATCCGGTCGGCG AGATCGAGCCCAGCTTCCCCTATCGCGACGTGGCGGTGAGGCATGGTGTTCAATTCGCGGACCAGTATGACATCGAATCGGAAATTGGCAG GGGTAAATTCGGAACGGTCTATAGATGCAAGGAAAAGTCGAGCGGTCTTCACCTCGCCGCCAAAGTGGTCAACACCAATCGCAAGGAAGACAGAAGGACCGTCGAACGGGAAGTCGAGATCATGCGGAGGCTCCAGCATCCCCGGCTTATACAACTATACGACGCAATCGCGACCGGAAACAACATTTACGTAATACTGGAACT GATCACGGGTGGCGAACTGTTCGAGAGAGTGATCGATGACGACTTTGTCCTGACTGAAAGAAGCTGCGCCGTTTTTATGCGACAGATATGCGAGGGTATCGAGTTCGTCCATGGACAGAACATATTGCACCTAGATCTCAAG cCCGAGAACATCTTGTGCCTCACGAAAGAGGGAAACCGAATAAAGATAATAGACTTTGGACTAGCGAGGAAATACGATCCGAACAAGAAGCTCCAAGTTTTGTTCGGTACTCCGGAATTCGTGGCACCGGAAGTTGTAAACTTTGACCAAATCGGTTTCGGCACAGACATGTGGAGCATTGGCGTGATCTGCTACGTTCT GTTATCGGGACTCTCGCCATTTATGGGAGACACCGACATTGAAACGATGGCGAACGTGACCATTGCAAAATACGACTTCGACGACGAAGCGTTTGCCGAGATATCCGACGAGGCGAAAGATTTCATAAAAAGTCTTCTAGTTAAGGATAAGGG GGGGCGCGCTTCGGCGTCGCAGTGCCGCGCTCACGCTTGGCTGACCCGGAAGAGCCCCCCCGCCCCTAGTCCCAAGATTCCCTCTCAGCCGGAAGTAGTGCCGGCAAAAGATAGCGAGATCAGGAACGGGGTGAGGGAGGAGCTCGAAGTAACCAAGGACAATCTGAGGCTGTTCGTGGAACGGTGGCGCGAGCACCCCGACAGTCCGTACGCGGTTGACGCGGCGTTTTGCCCGGGCTGCCTGCGACCGGAAGCAGCGGACCTTGGGGAGTCCCTCGTCGGCGGTCTCGAGTCGATATCAACGCGGGGTCAGAGTCCCTCGCCGTGCGGAAGCCTCTGGAGTTCCGGGGACTCGGTAAACGGGGACAACACGATCCTGCTCACAGTACCGGGGTCTGGGTCGAGGGGGGCCTTTGATAGGCGGGCCTCGGAGGGGACGGGGACGGGTGCCGAGAAGCAGCGGGATCCGGCCGCTCAGATCGTCCTCGCCGAGGAGATAATCAAGCTGTCCGAGCACCTACGCGCCATCGCGTTGGGCCCACGTCTTGCGGGGACCAACGTCGAGGGGGCGGCGCCGCGTTCTCCGGCCGTGCTGGTCGAATCCGCGTCGATCGGCAGCCACCTGGAAGCGGGTGGAAGGCGGAAGCCGAGCGGCGTTGAGAGGAGCGCGGAGATCAGGCCTGCGGAGCCATCCCCGGCAGCTAGGGGAAACGAAATATCCGAAAAACTGTCGAGGATCGTTAGGCAGAGAAAGACCAACGGCACAGCTTTTGGCGGGGTGGGAAAATTCGCCAACACGAAGGAGGGGCCCGTCGACGTCACCCCTGGGTTCGGGCCAACGACCAGGAAGACTCGGCGCCCCCCGGAGCGAAGCGACGCCGTCCTCTCGGAACACCAGAACACCACGGCCAGCGTCAAAGCCGCAGAAAGGACCGATTCCGGTTGGAGAACACGCGCCCCCCTAGTGCGGACGAGCTGCTTTTCCTCCTTCAACTCCTCCACGatatcctcctcctcctcctcctcttccccGCAAAACTCGAGGCTGCAGGACGATCGGACCACCGATCCGATGCCGATCAGGGTGCCGCCCGCTGTAAACGCCGCGAAGGAAGTCGACCTGACGCCTCCGTGGCGTCGAGCGAAACTGCACCGGTTCACGGAGTCCGGTCGCGACGTGCCGCGGATATCGAATCTCCGGGATTTGCACCGGAACCTGAACCTCGACGAGCCAACGAGCACGAAGAATCTACTTCTGCAGTTACTCGAGGAGTGGGACGACGGGCATACCGGAACCCGGCAGAACGGCATCGGCCGGAAGTCGGTCAGCCTCGACTGGTGCGGCGAAGAATCCGTCGCCAGGCGCTCGATGAACTCCTTGGCCGAGTACTTCCAGTCCGAGCAGCAAAAACCGCCCCCTGTCGACCCGACGCCCTCGGTTCACCGCTGA
- the LOC124184516 gene encoding myosin light chain kinase family member 4-like isoform X3, whose protein sequence is MIRVDETDPVGEIEPSFPYRDVAVRHGVQFADQYDIESEIGRGKFGTVYRCKEKSSGLHLAAKVVNTNRKEDRRTVEREVEIMRRLQHPRLIQLYDAIATGNNIYVILELITGGELFERVIDDDFVLTERSCAVFMRQICEGIEFVHGQNILHLDLKPENILCLTKEGNRIKIIDFGLARKYDPNKKLQVLFGTPEFVAPEVVNFDQIGFGTDMWSIGVICYVLLSGLSPFMGDTDIETMANVTIAKYDFDDEAFAEISDEAKDFIKSLLVKDKGGRASASQCRAHAWLTRKSPPAPSPKIPSQPEVVPAKDSEIRNGVREELEVTKDNLRLFVERWREHPDSPYAVDAAFCPGCLRPEAADLGESLVGGLESISTRGQSPSPCGSLWSSGDSESAEGRPVGGTSVAGGGARQSDIEGSPEALRYQEAMGEGGQHYIGPETHGSPNRSRASLAV, encoded by the exons ATGATTCGAGTGGACGAGACCGATCCGGTCGGCG AGATCGAGCCCAGCTTCCCCTATCGCGACGTGGCGGTGAGGCATGGTGTTCAATTCGCGGACCAGTATGACATCGAATCGGAAATTGGCAG GGGTAAATTCGGAACGGTCTATAGATGCAAGGAAAAGTCGAGCGGTCTTCACCTCGCCGCCAAAGTGGTCAACACCAATCGCAAGGAAGACAGAAGGACCGTCGAACGGGAAGTCGAGATCATGCGGAGGCTCCAGCATCCCCGGCTTATACAACTATACGACGCAATCGCGACCGGAAACAACATTTACGTAATACTGGAACT GATCACGGGTGGCGAACTGTTCGAGAGAGTGATCGATGACGACTTTGTCCTGACTGAAAGAAGCTGCGCCGTTTTTATGCGACAGATATGCGAGGGTATCGAGTTCGTCCATGGACAGAACATATTGCACCTAGATCTCAAG cCCGAGAACATCTTGTGCCTCACGAAAGAGGGAAACCGAATAAAGATAATAGACTTTGGACTAGCGAGGAAATACGATCCGAACAAGAAGCTCCAAGTTTTGTTCGGTACTCCGGAATTCGTGGCACCGGAAGTTGTAAACTTTGACCAAATCGGTTTCGGCACAGACATGTGGAGCATTGGCGTGATCTGCTACGTTCT GTTATCGGGACTCTCGCCATTTATGGGAGACACCGACATTGAAACGATGGCGAACGTGACCATTGCAAAATACGACTTCGACGACGAAGCGTTTGCCGAGATATCCGACGAGGCGAAAGATTTCATAAAAAGTCTTCTAGTTAAGGATAAGGG GGGGCGCGCTTCGGCGTCGCAGTGCCGCGCTCACGCTTGGCTGACCCGGAAGAGCCCCCCCGCCCCTAGTCCCAAGATTCCCTCTCAGCCGGAAGTAGTGCCGGCAAAAGATAGCGAGATCAGGAACGGGGTGAGGGAGGAGCTCGAAGTAACCAAGGACAATCTGAGGCTGTTCGTGGAACGGTGGCGCGAGCACCCCGACAGTCCGTACGCGGTTGACGCGGCGTTTTGCCCGGGCTGCCTGCGACCGGAAGCAGCGGACCTTGGGGAGTCCCTCGTCGGCGGTCTCGAGTCGATATCAACGCGGGGTCAGAGTCCCTCGCCGTGCGGAAGCCTCTGGAGTTCCGGGGACTCG GAATCGGCCGAGGGCAGACCAGTTGGTGGAACATCGGTGGCTGGAGGCGGCGCTCGACAATCCGATATCGAAGGTTCGCCTGAAGCGTTACGTTATCAAGAAGCGATGGGTGAAGGCGGTCAACACTATATTGGCCCTGAGACGCATGGGAGCCCGAATAGATCTCGAGCTAGTCTAGCAGTTTAG
- the LOC124184516 gene encoding striated muscle preferentially expressed protein kinase-like isoform X2, giving the protein MRRLQHPRLIQLYDAIATGNNIYVILELITGGELFERVIDDDFVLTERSCAVFMRQICEGIEFVHGQNILHLDLKPENILCLTKEGNRIKIIDFGLARKYDPNKKLQVLFGTPEFVAPEVVNFDQIGFGTDMWSIGVICYVLLSGLSPFMGDTDIETMANVTIAKYDFDDEAFAEISDEAKDFIKSLLVKDKGGRASASQCRAHAWLTRKSPPAPSPKIPSQPEVVPAKDSEIRNGVREELEVTKDNLRLFVERWREHPDSPYAVDAAFCPGCLRPEAADLGESLVGGLESISTRGQSPSPCGSLWSSGDSVNGDNTILLTVPGSGSRGAFDRRASEGTGTGAEKQRDPAAQIVLAEEIIKLSEHLRAIALGPRLAGTNVEGAAPRSPAVLVESASIGSHLEAGGRRKPSGVERSAEIRPAEPSPAARGNEISEKLSRIVRQRKTNGTAFGGVGKFANTKEGPVDVTPGFGPTTRKTRRPPERSDAVLSEHQNTTASVKAAERTDSGWRTRAPLVRTSCFSSFNSSTISSSSSSSSPQNSRLQDDRTTDPMPIRVPPAVNAAKEVDLTPPWRRAKLHRFTESGRDVPRISNLRDLHRNLNLDEPTSTKNLLLQLLEEWDDGHTGTRQNGIGRKSVSLDWCGEESVARRSMNSLAEYFQSEQQKPPPVDPTPSVHR; this is encoded by the exons ATGCGGAGGCTCCAGCATCCCCGGCTTATACAACTATACGACGCAATCGCGACCGGAAACAACATTTACGTAATACTGGAACT GATCACGGGTGGCGAACTGTTCGAGAGAGTGATCGATGACGACTTTGTCCTGACTGAAAGAAGCTGCGCCGTTTTTATGCGACAGATATGCGAGGGTATCGAGTTCGTCCATGGACAGAACATATTGCACCTAGATCTCAAG cCCGAGAACATCTTGTGCCTCACGAAAGAGGGAAACCGAATAAAGATAATAGACTTTGGACTAGCGAGGAAATACGATCCGAACAAGAAGCTCCAAGTTTTGTTCGGTACTCCGGAATTCGTGGCACCGGAAGTTGTAAACTTTGACCAAATCGGTTTCGGCACAGACATGTGGAGCATTGGCGTGATCTGCTACGTTCT GTTATCGGGACTCTCGCCATTTATGGGAGACACCGACATTGAAACGATGGCGAACGTGACCATTGCAAAATACGACTTCGACGACGAAGCGTTTGCCGAGATATCCGACGAGGCGAAAGATTTCATAAAAAGTCTTCTAGTTAAGGATAAGGG GGGGCGCGCTTCGGCGTCGCAGTGCCGCGCTCACGCTTGGCTGACCCGGAAGAGCCCCCCCGCCCCTAGTCCCAAGATTCCCTCTCAGCCGGAAGTAGTGCCGGCAAAAGATAGCGAGATCAGGAACGGGGTGAGGGAGGAGCTCGAAGTAACCAAGGACAATCTGAGGCTGTTCGTGGAACGGTGGCGCGAGCACCCCGACAGTCCGTACGCGGTTGACGCGGCGTTTTGCCCGGGCTGCCTGCGACCGGAAGCAGCGGACCTTGGGGAGTCCCTCGTCGGCGGTCTCGAGTCGATATCAACGCGGGGTCAGAGTCCCTCGCCGTGCGGAAGCCTCTGGAGTTCCGGGGACTCGGTAAACGGGGACAACACGATCCTGCTCACAGTACCGGGGTCTGGGTCGAGGGGGGCCTTTGATAGGCGGGCCTCGGAGGGGACGGGGACGGGTGCCGAGAAGCAGCGGGATCCGGCCGCTCAGATCGTCCTCGCCGAGGAGATAATCAAGCTGTCCGAGCACCTACGCGCCATCGCGTTGGGCCCACGTCTTGCGGGGACCAACGTCGAGGGGGCGGCGCCGCGTTCTCCGGCCGTGCTGGTCGAATCCGCGTCGATCGGCAGCCACCTGGAAGCGGGTGGAAGGCGGAAGCCGAGCGGCGTTGAGAGGAGCGCGGAGATCAGGCCTGCGGAGCCATCCCCGGCAGCTAGGGGAAACGAAATATCCGAAAAACTGTCGAGGATCGTTAGGCAGAGAAAGACCAACGGCACAGCTTTTGGCGGGGTGGGAAAATTCGCCAACACGAAGGAGGGGCCCGTCGACGTCACCCCTGGGTTCGGGCCAACGACCAGGAAGACTCGGCGCCCCCCGGAGCGAAGCGACGCCGTCCTCTCGGAACACCAGAACACCACGGCCAGCGTCAAAGCCGCAGAAAGGACCGATTCCGGTTGGAGAACACGCGCCCCCCTAGTGCGGACGAGCTGCTTTTCCTCCTTCAACTCCTCCACGatatcctcctcctcctcctcctcttccccGCAAAACTCGAGGCTGCAGGACGATCGGACCACCGATCCGATGCCGATCAGGGTGCCGCCCGCTGTAAACGCCGCGAAGGAAGTCGACCTGACGCCTCCGTGGCGTCGAGCGAAACTGCACCGGTTCACGGAGTCCGGTCGCGACGTGCCGCGGATATCGAATCTCCGGGATTTGCACCGGAACCTGAACCTCGACGAGCCAACGAGCACGAAGAATCTACTTCTGCAGTTACTCGAGGAGTGGGACGACGGGCATACCGGAACCCGGCAGAACGGCATCGGCCGGAAGTCGGTCAGCCTCGACTGGTGCGGCGAAGAATCCGTCGCCAGGCGCTCGATGAACTCCTTGGCCGAGTACTTCCAGTCCGAGCAGCAAAAACCGCCCCCTGTCGACCCGACGCCCTCGGTTCACCGCTGA